The window AAGTTTTCTAAGAGTGCAGGCCTATAGTTGCAGTAATCAAGTAATCAAACACATGAATAATCATAAATACTATGCACAAACAAACTATGTCAGAATTTACATACATTATGATTCGTAGTATACATGTTAAACCAATGCAGAGTAAATTTATATGTAGCAATCATTTATCCTCCTCCATAACATCATATGAAGCTAAAAATAAACAATGAGAAACTTTCCTTTAACTTACCATATTTTGCCACTTGTGATATATACCAGTTATATCTTTCTTCTTCCACTCTTTAAGATCAAACACATTCATCCCATAAGCCCAACCACATGCATTGGGATCAAAGTTGCGAGCAAGATGAGGATTTGAGAAATTGAGATATTTGTCAAAGCGATGGAAACTCTCACCACATGTCTCCACTGCACCATTGACATTTCCTTTAAGGTCAACAGACCATAATGCAGTCAGATCCTTCTGGACAACAATGTCATCATCAAGAAACAGAATTTTATCCAACTTGGGATAAACCTCTGGAAGGTAGAACCGGAGATGGTTCAGCATAGACAGATACTTTGGGTTTCTGTACTTTAAATTGGAAGAACCTGCTGACAGAGTTGTTGGATGATCAGCCTTAAAATAGTACTCTTTCATGGCAGCAGATTCAAGCTGTCGCAAAACTGGACAATATGAAGAGTTCAGCCATTTGAAGTCGTCAACATTTTCTACATGAATAGTCGCATTGCCAGGAGGATTTAACAAAAACCACATGTTCATTGCTCCAAAGTTCAATTTATCAGTCACAAGATGAAATACATGTTTCTCTGGTTCCTGTAATTATAATAACCATATGTGCATGAAAATAGTGGATAATCAATTTAAAACATCAAATCAGGAAAGGAAATGATACTACCTTAGTGTTCATGATTGTTGAGTTTACAACTACAGATGCAGCTAAAACATTATCAGAGAAGAGAGCGTAATGGTAATGGTTTTGACTTTCCAGATTTTCACTCCGTGGAAACACCCTTTTCTCTGGAGGAAGGAGGTAGTAGTCTATAGTCAGGCGCATAGACAAGCAGTGAATGCCATTAGGTATTGTCTTCGCAGCCAACTGGCTAAGGAATGTGCTCTGCTTCTTCAAGCTCCTAACTTGGTCATCTGCAGATTGAAGCATCACTCTAAGCCTTTGAATCACTGCCTTACAGTCATACAATGCTTCTCTAGCTCTTGATAGTACTTGACCCATGGCTTTCATTTTCACAGGAGCACTGAACATTTTGCATGTTAAATTAGAAGAATTGTTATATATGGAAGAAACATGAAAAGCAACTCACCTATGATGGAGGTCAGCATCAGTATTGGCCTCACCAACTGCACGTTGACTTTCCTTAATGCTAGTCAGTAGTTCCTGATAAAGATCAAGCCTGTTCTTTGATTTAGCCAGTACTGTGTAGATTCTAGCCATGATTATTTGGTCACGCATCAACCTAA is drawn from Zingiber officinale cultivar Zhangliang chromosome 1B, Zo_v1.1, whole genome shotgun sequence and contains these coding sequences:
- the LOC121982029 gene encoding polygalacturonate 4-alpha-galacturonosyltransferase-like isoform X1; the encoded protein is MPQSKRLLSAGGGGRRNSGGGCRPPVVPLLFLCLLAPLLFFATRGSTRIPISSRTSGFLGRKTPDWKEQLIIKHLKPILTKEVVDLISASQREMGQWSLDYLRTHHISSSWQIDGAGIADVDNSTVTEVNMIPQNASTVEKRNSAKSDDDTRLGPMGTKNKDSKDTLDGHEHVDSPAKIARRQMREKRREKRAIELLKQDDEALVRLENAAIERSKVVDSAILGKYSIWRRDSENENSDSTVRLMRDQIIMARIYTVLAKSKNRLDLYQELLTSIKESQRAVGEANTDADLHHSAPVKMKAMGQVLSRAREALYDCKAVIQRLRVMLQSADDQVRSLKKQSTFLSQLAAKTIPNGIHCLSMRLTIDYYLLPPEKRVFPRSENLESQNHYHYALFSDNVLAASVVVNSTIMNTKEPEKHVFHLVTDKLNFGAMNMWFLLNPPGNATIHVENVDDFKWLNSSYCPVLRQLESAAMKEYYFKADHPTTLSAGSSNLKYRNPKYLSMLNHLRFYLPEVYPKLDKILFLDDDIVVQKDLTALWSVDLKGNVNGAVETCGESFHRFDKYLNFSNPHLARNFDPNACGWAYGMNVFDLKEWKKKDITGIYHKWQNMNEDRVLWKLGTLPPGLLTFYKLTHPLDKSWHVLGLGYNPSIDPSDIHNAAVIHYNGNMKPWLELAMTKYRLYWTKYIKYDHPYIKGCKLIE
- the LOC121982029 gene encoding polygalacturonate 4-alpha-galacturonosyltransferase-like isoform X2, with amino-acid sequence MPQSKRLLSAGGGGRRNSGGGCRPPVVPLLFLCLLAPLLFFATRGSTRIPISSRTSGFLGRKTPDWKEQLIIKHLKPILTKEVVDLISASQREMGQWSLDYLRTHHISSSWQIDGAGIADVDNSTVTEIPQNASTVEKRNSAKSDDDTRLGPMGTKNKDSKDTLDGHEHVDSPAKIARRQMREKRREKRAIELLKQDDEALVRLENAAIERSKVVDSAILGKYSIWRRDSENENSDSTVRLMRDQIIMARIYTVLAKSKNRLDLYQELLTSIKESQRAVGEANTDADLHHSAPVKMKAMGQVLSRAREALYDCKAVIQRLRVMLQSADDQVRSLKKQSTFLSQLAAKTIPNGIHCLSMRLTIDYYLLPPEKRVFPRSENLESQNHYHYALFSDNVLAASVVVNSTIMNTKEPEKHVFHLVTDKLNFGAMNMWFLLNPPGNATIHVENVDDFKWLNSSYCPVLRQLESAAMKEYYFKADHPTTLSAGSSNLKYRNPKYLSMLNHLRFYLPEVYPKLDKILFLDDDIVVQKDLTALWSVDLKGNVNGAVETCGESFHRFDKYLNFSNPHLARNFDPNACGWAYGMNVFDLKEWKKKDITGIYHKWQNMNEDRVLWKLGTLPPGLLTFYKLTHPLDKSWHVLGLGYNPSIDPSDIHNAAVIHYNGNMKPWLELAMTKYRLYWTKYIKYDHPYIKGCKLIE